A single genomic interval of uncultured Cohaesibacter sp. harbors:
- a CDS encoding flagellar hook-length control protein FliK, which yields MAMEIVPTAFLAQKSAEQSLLKILSNNQPQQARVQSALKLPSGETQIKLSASGQTLDLKIDSQAATQVKPGTTVLLQTIQTPDGPRLAISQLSPEASAQNKPAASAKDSLTNPTPPSSNTQPAQQPVAKSGAEPALVMRPATTTSQSSAPNTQQGPYGAAQVSAPSVASTLSASGNAPPQEALIALQRQALSQQRSLADLFANLAGFIQQIETGQRPPVAQDIETAMRWLLGFQLTPKQQPGATNAKAALKDIMTSLGSLGQLTTGQATEKFSSNLKASLTLLQALLPMETNPTPPPAMGTQRDHPPLPNTPLHGQSPRLSNISPTDSNSLALARIKGDVEAALARLTLSQIASARSAFSSGSSAGSHSMQALHVEIPVMLANGTAIVQMVVEHDPETPEGDETEQKDSEEAKRQRGGWTVQFAIDADAIGPVDVSLKLHQQNLLVTLAAEREQTVVLFQQAAPMLQTMLEQEGLTLEGLSFVRKEKTESAFAVDSIGKHHLRLDRKL from the coding sequence ATGGCTATGGAAATTGTCCCCACGGCTTTCCTTGCGCAAAAAAGTGCCGAACAATCCCTGCTCAAAATTCTGAGCAATAACCAGCCGCAACAAGCCCGCGTTCAGTCAGCCTTAAAACTACCTTCCGGGGAAACACAAATCAAACTCAGCGCAAGCGGTCAAACACTGGATCTCAAGATTGATTCTCAGGCCGCGACGCAGGTGAAACCAGGCACCACAGTCCTGTTGCAAACAATCCAGACCCCGGATGGCCCACGCCTGGCGATCAGTCAACTTTCCCCCGAAGCGTCAGCGCAAAATAAACCGGCAGCTTCCGCAAAAGACAGCCTAACCAATCCAACGCCGCCCTCCTCCAATACGCAACCAGCCCAACAACCAGTAGCCAAATCAGGCGCAGAGCCTGCCTTAGTGATGCGCCCAGCAACAACCACCTCGCAAAGCTCTGCCCCGAACACGCAACAAGGTCCCTACGGTGCAGCACAGGTTTCCGCGCCATCTGTTGCGTCAACGCTATCAGCGTCTGGCAACGCCCCCCCACAAGAGGCGCTCATTGCCTTGCAGCGGCAGGCCCTCAGCCAACAGCGTTCTCTTGCAGACTTGTTCGCCAATCTTGCAGGCTTCATACAACAGATCGAAACGGGCCAACGCCCACCCGTCGCGCAAGACATAGAAACAGCAATGCGCTGGTTGCTAGGCTTCCAGCTCACGCCAAAACAGCAGCCCGGAGCCACGAATGCCAAAGCAGCCCTTAAAGACATCATGACGTCTCTTGGATCTCTGGGACAGCTAACAACCGGACAAGCGACTGAGAAATTCAGTTCCAATCTCAAAGCCTCGCTGACCTTACTGCAAGCCCTTTTGCCCATGGAGACCAACCCGACGCCCCCACCGGCAATGGGGACACAGCGCGATCATCCTCCTTTGCCAAATACCCCCTTGCACGGTCAAAGCCCGAGGCTTTCCAACATTTCTCCAACTGACTCAAACAGCCTTGCCCTCGCCCGCATCAAGGGGGATGTCGAAGCTGCGTTGGCGCGTTTGACATTGAGCCAGATCGCGTCTGCCCGGTCGGCCTTTTCTTCCGGCTCTTCTGCGGGAAGCCACTCCATGCAAGCGCTTCATGTCGAAATCCCTGTCATGCTGGCCAACGGCACGGCGATTGTTCAGATGGTCGTGGAGCATGACCCTGAAACACCCGAAGGTGACGAAACAGAACAAAAGGACAGCGAGGAAGCAAAAAGGCAACGTGGTGGATGGACAGTCCAGTTTGCCATTGATGCCGATGCAATCGGCCCCGTTGATGTATCGCTCAAGCTCCATCAACAAAACCTTCTCGTTACCCTCGCCGCCGAGCGTGAGCAAACCGTGGTACTCTTCCAACAAGCAGCCCCAATGCTCCAGACCATGTTGGAGCAAGAAGGACTGACACTTGAGGGCCTCTCATTTGTTAGAAAAGAGAAGACAGAATCGGCGTTTGCAGTCGACAGCATCGGCAAACATCACCTGCGCCTGGATCGCAAACTATGA
- a CDS encoding EscU/YscU/HrcU family type III secretion system export apparatus switch protein, whose protein sequence is MNKRPSTSDDTLTETEQEDASSKLAVALHYEEGADEAPRVTAKGRGKTAERIIELAKEHGVVVEGNPALTQALANVELNEVIPEKLYAAVATVIAFVMQEAEKKQKSALHSSPAPDNRPYE, encoded by the coding sequence ATGAACAAACGCCCCAGCACGTCCGACGACACCTTAACAGAAACAGAGCAGGAAGACGCATCATCCAAACTCGCCGTTGCCCTACATTATGAAGAGGGCGCAGATGAAGCGCCGCGCGTAACGGCAAAAGGCCGAGGAAAAACCGCTGAACGGATTATTGAGCTTGCCAAAGAACATGGCGTGGTTGTCGAAGGGAATCCAGCCCTCACCCAAGCGCTTGCAAATGTGGAGCTGAACGAAGTCATTCCCGAAAAACTCTACGCTGCCGTTGCCACAGTTATCGCCTTTGTCATGCAGGAAGCTGAGAAAAAGCAAAAGAGCGCTCTTCACTCATCGCCTGCACCGGACAACCGACCTTACGAATAG
- a CDS encoding DUF2147 domain-containing protein → MRSIATIFALLVAAPALADPVFGEWKTQSSAMEKYAGHYLHVRFEPCGSKICGKITKVVGIEADIIGKVIIWDMKAKADGSYTGGKIWPPDRGGTYSSKMKLQGDKLKVSGCLAGGLLCESQTWSRL, encoded by the coding sequence ATGAGATCGATCGCGACCATATTTGCATTGCTTGTGGCGGCTCCGGCCTTGGCCGATCCGGTTTTCGGTGAGTGGAAAACCCAGAGCAGCGCCATGGAGAAATATGCCGGCCATTATCTGCACGTACGTTTTGAGCCCTGCGGCAGCAAGATTTGCGGCAAAATCACAAAAGTGGTCGGGATAGAAGCGGATATCATAGGCAAAGTCATCATATGGGACATGAAAGCGAAAGCAGATGGCTCCTACACCGGCGGCAAGATATGGCCACCGGATCGCGGCGGCACCTATTCCTCCAAGATGAAACTGCAGGGTGACAAGCTCAAGGTCAGTGGCTGCTTGGCCGGAGGCCTGCTCTGCGAAAGCCAGACATGGTCTCGTTTGTAG
- a CDS encoding glycosyltransferase: protein MNAWYFTFEYPPEFGGGLSTYMRIVTEGYADRPNDELIVFCLSTSQSGLMTRRYLHKNVQLITLNPLRFAETKDIGYWVGVSRMFERFADLIMMQINTGAIDSQKPDYVEFCDGFGIGALTIQQKLALNSSLADVPILVTAHTPTRLIDMWNLLPNFILPNYWSGQMEFQALAGADIVIGCSQAILEVIQRELAVTGAQLAPHHVVHNPYPVSNIPMPDADMPRDHFYMASRLTHWKGAENAIKAFKVLWDSGCDVSFHIFGDDTIHGATGDDYSKYLKKRYAKYFDLGLIKLMGKQPREVIAESARTAYAQVHPSLFDNFPYSLLEAMSDGIVCVAGQNGGIKEIAEHGREILLTDVQNPNEFAEVLKQAMELSAEERADMSGNARAKIVEACDVGEFFAKKEQIVREWKSRDETEARSYPFLSPPETDCVFKAEAREHGQPELSVVIPYFNMGAFIDETLVSVKNSTVKDIEIVLVNDGSTDPLSVSKLETLNQDHGLDESQLRIVTIPNGGVANARNTGVREAKGRYVSLLDADDLIRSCYYEKALRVLETYDNVSFCGAWIEDYNTHGRIRHWATWNAEPPIQLIMNQTNCQSLVYKRAAFERDGWHDPDLRMFLDDWAGVISLLAGGHRGIMIPEPLFQYRIRPNSIFRSTGGIWDINYEMITRKHRELYGRWGAEIAAFLNVNGPNNFYHVAGKESAFRK, encoded by the coding sequence ATGAATGCATGGTATTTTACATTTGAGTATCCGCCAGAATTTGGTGGGGGGTTAAGCACGTATATGAGGATCGTCACGGAAGGCTATGCAGATCGTCCGAATGACGAACTAATTGTCTTTTGTCTGTCGACATCACAGTCAGGTCTTATGACACGTCGATATCTTCATAAAAATGTACAGCTTATTACTCTCAACCCTCTTCGCTTCGCGGAAACCAAAGATATCGGCTACTGGGTCGGTGTATCCAGAATGTTTGAGAGATTCGCTGACCTAATTATGATGCAAATCAATACTGGTGCTATCGATTCTCAAAAACCTGATTATGTTGAATTTTGTGATGGCTTTGGTATTGGGGCTTTAACTATTCAACAAAAGCTAGCATTGAACTCTTCTTTGGCAGACGTGCCCATTCTTGTCACAGCACATACACCTACGCGTTTGATCGATATGTGGAACTTGTTGCCAAACTTCATTTTGCCAAACTATTGGAGTGGGCAAATGGAGTTTCAGGCTCTTGCTGGTGCGGACATCGTTATAGGTTGTTCGCAAGCTATCTTAGAAGTTATTCAACGCGAACTTGCAGTAACCGGAGCACAACTCGCTCCACACCATGTGGTTCATAATCCTTATCCTGTATCTAACATACCGATGCCAGATGCGGATATGCCGCGTGACCATTTCTACATGGCGTCACGCCTTACGCATTGGAAGGGTGCGGAAAATGCGATTAAGGCGTTTAAGGTTCTTTGGGATAGTGGTTGTGATGTGTCCTTCCATATTTTCGGAGACGACACCATTCATGGAGCAACAGGGGATGATTACTCCAAATACCTAAAAAAACGCTACGCAAAATACTTTGATCTTGGTTTGATTAAACTTATGGGAAAGCAACCGCGTGAAGTTATCGCGGAGAGCGCTCGGACAGCATATGCACAAGTCCATCCATCTTTATTTGATAACTTTCCCTACAGCTTGCTGGAAGCCATGAGTGATGGAATTGTTTGTGTCGCCGGGCAGAATGGGGGGATCAAAGAGATTGCCGAGCATGGACGGGAAATCCTCCTGACTGATGTGCAAAATCCGAACGAATTTGCAGAAGTGCTTAAGCAAGCTATGGAACTCTCTGCAGAAGAGCGTGCAGATATGTCCGGTAATGCCCGTGCTAAAATCGTCGAGGCTTGTGACGTTGGCGAGTTTTTTGCGAAGAAAGAGCAAATTGTTCGAGAGTGGAAATCTCGAGATGAGACAGAAGCACGCTCCTACCCATTTCTTTCTCCTCCTGAAACGGATTGTGTCTTTAAGGCGGAAGCCCGAGAACATGGCCAGCCAGAGCTTTCTGTCGTAATCCCATATTTTAATATGGGGGCATTCATCGATGAAACTCTGGTCAGTGTTAAGAACTCGACTGTTAAAGACATTGAGATCGTTTTAGTCAATGATGGTTCAACGGATCCTCTTTCTGTCTCTAAGCTCGAAACTCTAAACCAGGACCATGGTTTAGATGAAAGCCAACTGCGCATCGTTACCATTCCTAATGGGGGAGTGGCAAATGCCCGTAATACTGGTGTCAGGGAAGCAAAAGGTCGTTACGTTTCTTTGTTGGATGCTGATGATCTCATTCGTTCTTGTTATTATGAAAAAGCACTTCGGGTTCTTGAAACGTACGACAATGTTTCCTTCTGCGGAGCTTGGATTGAAGACTACAATACACATGGTCGCATTCGGCACTGGGCAACTTGGAATGCGGAACCCCCTATTCAGTTGATCATGAATCAGACCAATTGTCAGTCTCTCGTCTATAAACGCGCTGCGTTTGAGCGTGATGGATGGCATGATCCAGATTTGCGTATGTTTTTGGACGACTGGGCTGGTGTTATATCGCTTCTGGCAGGGGGGCATCGTGGCATTATGATACCTGAACCGCTGTTTCAATATCGCATCCGTCCTAATTCCATATTTCGATCGACCGGAGGGATTTGGGATATCAATTATGAAATGATTACGAGAAAGCATCGCGAGCTTTACGGTCGTTGGGGAGCTGAGATTGCTGCTTTCCTTAACGTCAATGGCCCAAATAATTTTTACCATGTAGCAGGCAAAGAAAGCGCCTTCCGAAAATAG
- a CDS encoding sulfotransferase family 2 domain-containing protein produces MHKRTIFERISRATHYIDGSDLVYIENPKVACSNIKWSLIREYRPEVLESINRIHDRRETPFVRQYSDIVKLLKKPAKNTFSVVRHPRKRFVSAYFDKMFEGRDQSVWNLISDFLSLDPNKVYEPKPILERLVNSSKQDLDPHVACQHTNLFWGALPFTKVFHLESLDRNDTKLSFSDFTLSVVDRQSHSTSAKVNAALFDDEAFGMIDLLYEQDYDFFNYSPESEKPIKEISVPECRSFFLDFLDDGRPIQYLKDFFEEGPQKLTPLETEAVIDRISRQSLWNKMPHRLIDFIIVRNAIQQRDNIDRFNYYYKEFPS; encoded by the coding sequence ATGCATAAGCGAACGATTTTTGAGCGTATTTCCCGTGCTACGCACTACATTGACGGGTCAGATTTAGTATATATCGAAAACCCGAAGGTGGCATGTTCAAACATTAAATGGTCTCTAATTCGAGAGTATAGGCCAGAAGTTTTGGAAAGCATAAACCGGATTCATGATCGAAGAGAGACGCCTTTCGTTCGTCAATATTCTGATATTGTAAAGCTTTTAAAAAAACCGGCTAAAAACACTTTTTCTGTTGTTAGGCACCCTCGCAAACGCTTTGTCTCCGCGTATTTTGACAAAATGTTTGAAGGAAGAGATCAATCTGTATGGAACCTAATTTCTGATTTTTTAAGTTTAGATCCGAACAAAGTGTATGAACCTAAACCTATCTTGGAAAGACTCGTTAACTCTTCAAAACAGGACTTGGATCCGCATGTGGCTTGCCAACATACAAATCTATTTTGGGGGGCGCTTCCATTTACAAAAGTATTTCATCTGGAGAGTCTAGATAGGAATGATACTAAATTGAGTTTTTCAGATTTCACGCTCTCGGTGGTGGATCGTCAGAGCCACTCAACGTCAGCTAAGGTTAATGCTGCTTTGTTTGATGATGAAGCATTTGGCATGATCGATCTGCTATACGAACAGGACTATGATTTTTTCAATTATAGCCCGGAATCAGAAAAACCGATCAAAGAAATCAGTGTGCCAGAATGCCGAAGTTTCTTTCTGGACTTTTTGGATGATGGCAGACCTATTCAATATCTAAAAGATTTTTTTGAGGAAGGACCTCAAAAGCTAACACCACTGGAAACTGAAGCTGTAATAGATAGAATTAGCCGGCAATCATTGTGGAATAAAATGCCTCATAGATTGATCGATTTCATTATCGTACGTAATGCAATACAACAAAGAGATAATATTGATCGCTTTAATTATTATTATAAAGAATTTCCTTCTTAA
- a CDS encoding D-Ala-D-Ala carboxypeptidase family metallohydrolase translates to MRGLEFESFFKSHEFAHFSANELLYKGAAHSDPTHKGFGLNTDPPPELWPYIIKTVKVLEWLRQDIGEAIFITNAYRSPAYNKAVGGAPDSQHMHFCACDVHAENKSHEILYHRLQWARAEGMFKGGLGLYGWGVHIDTRGINRDW, encoded by the coding sequence ATGCGCGGATTGGAATTTGAGAGTTTCTTCAAGAGCCATGAATTTGCTCATTTTTCAGCAAATGAATTATTGTATAAGGGGGCTGCTCACTCTGACCCTACGCATAAGGGGTTTGGGCTCAACACGGATCCCCCGCCAGAGCTTTGGCCCTACATTATTAAAACCGTGAAAGTATTGGAATGGCTTCGTCAGGACATTGGCGAGGCCATTTTCATTACCAACGCATATCGTTCACCGGCTTACAACAAGGCGGTGGGCGGCGCGCCAGACAGTCAGCATATGCATTTTTGTGCTTGCGACGTCCATGCAGAGAACAAATCCCATGAAATTCTCTACCATCGCCTCCAATGGGCAAGGGCAGAGGGGATGTTTAAAGGTGGCCTCGGCCTTTATGGCTGGGGTGTACATATCGACACGCGCGGTATCAATAGGGACTGGTAG
- a CDS encoding contractile injection system protein, VgrG/Pvc8 family: protein MRSFYFSVMVGGTVVLSGSSLNGLNSISINDNDGETADTATMTLDDTDGRNRLPQKNDDVVIMIGRSAAAVVKKFTGKVTGVQSVGGSGGRTITVNCDSADMSGKGKEPLQKSWKGKTVKEILTDAANEAGYQAPKIDDSIGSKTREKEVADGESFLEIARRVAGEVGGRFKMFGDQPVMVDAKGGTSASGASLAALAVTWGDNLISWSISPRDNRSDHSEYQSKYFDLEQGKWVTVSESGKSEAKAKAKNAKPAATKSEAESQAKADKDAGDRGAGAGSVSLDGDASLIAGGTIALVGARPGIDGTYTVSSCTHTLDTGGYNCSAQLEHPRGDAGTDGR from the coding sequence ATGCGCAGTTTTTATTTCTCGGTGATGGTTGGCGGCACTGTGGTGCTGTCTGGCTCCAGCCTTAACGGGCTCAATTCGATCTCCATCAATGACAATGACGGTGAGACTGCCGACACGGCCACCATGACGCTGGATGATACGGACGGTCGCAATCGCTTGCCGCAAAAGAATGATGATGTTGTCATCATGATAGGGCGATCGGCTGCGGCTGTGGTGAAGAAATTCACTGGCAAGGTGACGGGTGTGCAATCGGTTGGCGGCTCTGGCGGGCGGACGATTACGGTCAATTGCGACAGTGCCGACATGTCCGGCAAGGGCAAGGAGCCGTTGCAGAAGAGCTGGAAGGGCAAGACGGTCAAGGAGATTTTGACCGATGCCGCCAATGAGGCTGGCTATCAGGCACCCAAGATTGACGATAGCATCGGCAGCAAAACGCGGGAAAAAGAGGTTGCGGACGGTGAGAGCTTTCTGGAAATCGCGCGGCGGGTTGCTGGCGAGGTTGGCGGGCGCTTCAAGATGTTTGGCGACCAGCCTGTCATGGTTGACGCAAAGGGCGGCACGTCAGCCAGCGGGGCAAGCCTTGCCGCGTTGGCGGTGACGTGGGGCGACAATCTGATCAGTTGGTCTATTTCTCCGCGCGACAATCGGTCGGACCATTCCGAATATCAGAGCAAATATTTTGACCTTGAGCAGGGCAAGTGGGTGACTGTCTCGGAAAGCGGGAAGAGCGAGGCCAAGGCAAAAGCGAAGAATGCCAAGCCTGCTGCGACCAAGTCAGAGGCCGAGAGCCAAGCCAAGGCTGACAAGGACGCTGGCGACAGGGGAGCAGGAGCGGGCTCTGTATCGCTTGATGGTGACGCTTCGCTGATCGCTGGAGGCACGATTGCCCTTGTTGGCGCTCGCCCTGGTATTGATGGCACCTACACGGTTTCGAGCTGCACGCACACGCTCGATACGGGCGGCTATAACTGCAGCGCTCAGCTTGAGCACCCGCGAGGGGATGCGGGCACGGATGGGCGGTGA
- a CDS encoding tail protein X — translation MSDTEVITVSRQGLTLSSLLWRKNKMRIEGLVERCLALNPGLSNIAILPVGTEVTMPILSAEEKQAGQEVEIIQLFN, via the coding sequence ATGAGCGACACGGAAGTCATCACGGTTTCGCGGCAGGGGCTCACTCTTTCCAGTTTGCTCTGGCGAAAGAATAAAATGCGGATCGAGGGGCTGGTGGAGCGGTGCCTCGCGCTCAACCCCGGCTTATCTAATATTGCTATCCTGCCGGTTGGCACCGAGGTGACCATGCCTATTTTGAGCGCCGAGGAAAAGCAGGCGGGGCAGGAAGTGGAAATCATCCAGCTTTTCAATTGA
- a CDS encoding phage tail protein — translation MAILYVIGGVVIEGLVFGNMTVSESASPKVARKTVLGAGPRHEKTGQGEERLSLSCKLAPEEFGGLGSTDSLYEAAVNATPVYVTRADGAVLGWYLVSNTNLTHRHLARSGTGNLADFTLELERTESPSIGSIIGSLINIFKGLLA, via the coding sequence ATGGCTATTCTCTATGTGATCGGCGGCGTGGTCATTGAGGGGCTTGTTTTTGGCAACATGACGGTGAGCGAAAGCGCCTCGCCGAAAGTAGCCAGAAAAACAGTGCTCGGGGCCGGGCCACGACATGAAAAAACGGGGCAGGGGGAGGAACGGCTCTCCCTGTCCTGCAAGCTTGCGCCGGAAGAATTTGGCGGGCTTGGCTCTACGGATAGTCTCTATGAAGCGGCGGTCAATGCAACGCCGGTTTATGTGACGCGGGCCGATGGGGCGGTTTTGGGCTGGTATCTAGTCAGCAACACCAACCTTACTCACCGGCATCTGGCCCGATCGGGCACGGGGAATCTGGCCGACTTTACGCTGGAACTGGAGCGGACGGAAAGCCCGTCCATCGGTTCTATCATTGGCAGTCTGATCAATATCTTTAAAGGTCTGTTGGCATGA
- a CDS encoding phage tail tape measure protein, protein MASKTVEVKLSVGAIMNLQGPLRRGVKEAGKFQQDMQRHFEKLENIKSVTALIDNFEKLNKKRQDFSKRIDKQRQELKKFEDRVKSGAEVSQTLAEKYKRQSEKVQGLEAEQRTLNNAVAEAAKEMNNYGVSIGDVSSAKERLKGELQDTATALDKEGEAWKRHEERMTKIKGYREDMDKAFGKAQSRYVASYGMIQTGKQIGRSLWNPVNTAMSAEEAFAEVRKVVDFDGKDESAAFQKQIVNLSKTVPMAIADLYQIVAAAGQAGIPKDKLIDFAQLASRVGTAFDITSDEAGSSLAGIRTALGLNLDQVELYADAINHLSNKMAATAPDLLNFTSRVIGDFQDFGLAKEEATAVGAAMLAVKVPVDVAATSFRNMGKALAKGESATKRQKNGFKALGLSAEQVAKDLQLDAKGTIMDVFERLEKLPEYQRASVRSQIFGDEARGLGPLIKNLSVLKEAWGLIDDAGNYKGSAMGEYNNRINTSAAKFQIFQNQLEALKVNLGNTLLPLFNEMLEKLGKLVNWMSDMAEEYPGLAKSLGVAVAAVAALTAGAGAVTAVFATAGLAAALSKGGWGIMATTIEGIADNLGLIGDNAKSAKSAMNGFGGVKGGKAPMVKGLVGKAGLLNAVTLGFAAYETGQAFSEMKRLDEMSPEEKAASKKKLDDKLALQNKAAENLPGIGWLYKKTTSAHKAMFGDGEPKTDLAAKRDDLAELDRRIAALKRTAIGPQAGEMLTGPLQQQRVELVAEIDRLSQSMATAGLDEATRLQADGVRASGLPEAMKQTADQIRGMALAASSGGAAKMPKRALGGAVKAGQTYHVNEHGRGEMLVSDLSGRILSHTESMRSVRAAAQGASETSGSGAAGRHSAAPSVGALAGGTPQVHMHLSVSPQVSVDASGGAIDEASLVRLMEREMAQFANSPQMAGAMRAMLTRLWRETQLTSYQNGALV, encoded by the coding sequence ATGGCATCGAAAACTGTAGAGGTGAAGCTTTCTGTCGGCGCGATTATGAATCTGCAAGGTCCGTTGCGTCGCGGCGTTAAAGAGGCGGGCAAATTTCAGCAGGATATGCAGCGCCATTTTGAAAAGCTTGAAAATATTAAAAGCGTAACAGCTCTTATTGATAATTTTGAAAAGTTGAACAAAAAGCGGCAGGATTTTTCGAAACGGATCGATAAGCAGCGTCAAGAGCTTAAAAAATTTGAGGACCGGGTGAAGAGCGGCGCTGAGGTGTCGCAGACGCTTGCTGAAAAATATAAGCGCCAGTCCGAAAAAGTGCAGGGCCTTGAGGCTGAACAGCGCACTTTGAATAATGCTGTCGCTGAAGCGGCAAAGGAAATGAATAACTATGGTGTTTCCATAGGGGATGTTTCGAGCGCAAAAGAGCGACTCAAAGGTGAGTTGCAGGATACGGCAACAGCCCTTGATAAAGAGGGCGAGGCATGGAAACGCCATGAAGAGCGGATGACCAAGATCAAGGGTTATCGCGAAGATATGGACAAGGCCTTTGGGAAGGCGCAAAGCCGATATGTTGCCTCATACGGCATGATCCAAACGGGAAAACAGATCGGCCGGTCGCTTTGGAACCCTGTCAACACAGCTATGAGCGCCGAAGAGGCCTTTGCAGAAGTTCGAAAGGTTGTCGATTTTGATGGCAAGGATGAGAGCGCGGCTTTTCAGAAGCAGATCGTCAATCTGTCGAAAACGGTTCCTATGGCAATTGCAGATCTTTACCAGATCGTTGCGGCGGCTGGTCAGGCCGGAATACCAAAAGACAAATTGATTGATTTTGCACAGTTGGCTTCTCGCGTAGGAACTGCCTTTGATATCACCTCTGATGAAGCTGGTAGCAGTCTCGCAGGTATTCGCACCGCTCTTGGACTGAATTTGGATCAGGTCGAGCTTTATGCCGATGCGATCAACCATCTTTCCAACAAGATGGCGGCTACGGCTCCGGACCTTCTAAACTTCACTTCTCGCGTTATTGGCGACTTTCAGGATTTTGGACTGGCGAAAGAGGAGGCCACTGCAGTTGGTGCTGCAATGTTGGCTGTTAAGGTGCCTGTTGATGTGGCGGCTACATCATTCAGGAATATGGGTAAAGCCTTGGCTAAAGGAGAAAGCGCAACCAAGCGGCAGAAAAACGGTTTTAAAGCTCTTGGCCTATCTGCTGAACAGGTGGCTAAAGACCTGCAGCTTGATGCAAAAGGCACGATTATGGACGTGTTCGAGCGGCTTGAGAAGTTGCCGGAGTATCAGCGCGCTTCTGTTCGTAGTCAGATTTTTGGCGACGAGGCAAGGGGTCTTGGGCCATTGATCAAAAATCTGAGTGTTCTAAAGGAGGCGTGGGGGCTCATTGATGATGCGGGCAATTACAAAGGCTCGGCGATGGGAGAATATAACAACCGGATTAATACCAGCGCTGCAAAGTTCCAAATTTTCCAGAACCAGTTGGAGGCGTTGAAGGTCAATCTCGGTAATACGCTTCTGCCGCTTTTCAACGAGATGCTGGAAAAGCTGGGTAAGCTTGTTAATTGGATGTCTGACATGGCTGAGGAGTATCCTGGCTTGGCCAAGTCTCTCGGTGTTGCTGTTGCGGCTGTCGCTGCACTGACGGCGGGTGCTGGTGCAGTTACTGCCGTATTTGCAACGGCAGGATTGGCGGCTGCTCTTTCCAAGGGTGGATGGGGCATAATGGCAACAACAATCGAGGGGATTGCTGATAATTTGGGGTTGATTGGAGACAATGCCAAATCCGCCAAATCGGCTATGAACGGTTTTGGCGGTGTAAAAGGCGGAAAGGCACCGATGGTAAAAGGGCTGGTCGGCAAGGCTGGTCTGCTCAATGCGGTCACGCTTGGATTCGCTGCCTATGAAACTGGGCAGGCCTTCAGCGAGATGAAGCGCCTTGACGAGATGTCGCCAGAAGAAAAGGCGGCATCTAAGAAGAAGCTTGATGACAAGCTGGCGTTGCAGAACAAGGCGGCTGAAAACCTGCCCGGTATTGGCTGGCTTTATAAAAAGACCACGTCTGCCCACAAGGCAATGTTTGGTGATGGGGAGCCTAAAACGGATCTCGCTGCCAAGCGGGATGATCTGGCCGAACTCGACCGGCGCATTGCGGCACTCAAGCGCACAGCGATTGGGCCACAAGCTGGCGAGATGCTCACCGGTCCTTTGCAGCAGCAACGGGTCGAGCTGGTGGCCGAGATCGACCGCCTCTCGCAAAGCATGGCCACAGCTGGTCTTGACGAGGCAACCAGACTGCAGGCGGATGGCGTGCGGGCCTCAGGATTGCCTGAGGCCATGAAGCAGACGGCAGACCAGATCAGGGGCATGGCGCTTGCTGCCTCTTCTGGCGGGGCTGCCAAGATGCCAAAGCGGGCGCTTGGTGGCGCGGTCAAGGCTGGGCAGACCTATCATGTCAACGAGCATGGGCGAGGGGAAATGCTGGTCTCTGATTTGTCTGGTCGGATCTTGTCACACACGGAATCCATGCGATCCGTGCGTGCAGCTGCGCAAGGGGCATCGGAGACTTCTGGTTCCGGCGCGGCTGGTAGGCACTCTGCAGCTCCCTCTGTAGGGGCTTTGGCGGGTGGAACGCCTCAGGTGCATATGCATCTCAGTGTGTCGCCTCAGGTCTCTGTTGATGCCTCTGGCGGTGCGATCGATGAGGCCAGTCTGGTCCGATTGATGGAGCGGGAAATGGCGCAATTTGCCAACTCGCCACAAATGGCCGGAGCAATGCGCGCCATGCTCACCCGGCTCTGGCGTGAGACGCAGTTGACCAGTTATCAAAACGGGGCTTTGGTCTGA